In Prunus dulcis chromosome 1, ALMONDv2, whole genome shotgun sequence, the following are encoded in one genomic region:
- the LOC117618781 gene encoding uncharacterized protein LOC117618781, translating into MVRETDRYKAPSKVPYTKEQIRDVFKRHETNGDGQLSKEELAAAFDELGAKWPPFRAWFARQYADDNGDGFISIDNELSKLVEYILSKLIDYTSIEALYVCNRSDGARLSILVATSTSSLKLSMYVIVVMELDLVS; encoded by the exons aTGGTTCGGGAAACAGATAGGTATAAGGCCCCGAGCAAGGTTCCCTACACAAAGGAGCAGATAAGGGACGTCTTCAAACGTCATGAGACGAATGGAGATGGTCAACTTTCCAAAGAAGAGCTGGCCGCAGCCTTTGACGAACTTGGCGCGAAATGGCCTCCTTTTAGAGCTTGGTTTGCTCGACAGTATGCAGATGACAACGGCGATGGCTTCATTTCTATAGACAATGAGCTCAGCAAGCTCGTCGA ATATATTCTCAGCAAGCTCATTGACTATACCTCAATTGAAGCTCTCTATGTATGTAATCGTAGTGATGGAGCTAGACTTAGTATCTTAGTGGCCACATCCACTTCAAGTTTGAAGCTCTCTATGTATGTAATCGTAGTGATGGAGCTAGACTTAGTATCTTAG